A region of Camelus dromedarius isolate mCamDro1 chromosome 22, mCamDro1.pat, whole genome shotgun sequence DNA encodes the following proteins:
- the LOC135318901 gene encoding uncharacterized LOC128092250 homolog — protein sequence MLLLLSLLPLLPPPLLPPPPPPLVLLLLLLLLHDSCFLHLSRQQLQMLEVRNMPFSLGYWFT from the coding sequence ATGCTGTTGCTACTGTCACTGCTGCCtctcctgccgccgccgctgctgccgccgccgccgccgccgctggtcctgcttttgcttttacttctcctGCATGACAGTTGTTTTCTCCATCTGAGCAGACAGCAGCTTCAGATGCTCGAGGTGAGAAACATGCCTTTCAGTTTGGGCTACTGGTTTACTTAA